One Cohnella candidum genomic region harbors:
- a CDS encoding ABC transporter substrate-binding protein: MKKKASRVRRWTLIGLALSLFIPVLAACSQSKDLNDPANRRTLRIGTMYGSKQDESYFRQQFTDLFEFSHPGIDIEIVPAVDWSQQQFDNMDENGNYKQPDTLGKVKEIMTGSQPVDVMIFDYSLLSSLVNENLLKQLDPMLKEDKIDVNAFVPTVIDGIREQGNNNIYALTPTFMPFALYYNKKLFQQAGVTPPRDGMSWDDVFTLAKQMTKGTGKDAVFGFSFSQWGGSGENYYDIQNFAAPLQLKLYDDKAEKMTVNTPQWQNLWQTVYDLYKAHVVPHQEDMNVDMPTDGKPQQYNPYQGRLFMNGRVAMTIGEYGMINDIQQMNDNADKLKIQKLDWDVVSVPFHSSVPGVGAPTNLSSLAGINVKAQNQDDAWEFVKFMNGEEWAKLKSRSTYEMPARTDFIKVREGMNYNVKAFTEMKPAQMPGSSPAEQRLLQEKPNLNMMQQLVNQAYMSVFQGQRSVKEALEYLDTKGNDLLQKIKTNPNGPIDGIFDDVYGGGGVVKPLDSASAEAVPAK; this comes from the coding sequence AGCAAGCCGCGTCCGCCGCTGGACGCTGATCGGCCTGGCGCTGAGCTTATTCATTCCCGTGCTCGCCGCCTGCAGCCAGTCCAAGGACCTGAACGACCCGGCTAACCGCCGCACGCTCCGCATCGGCACGATGTACGGCAGCAAGCAAGACGAATCTTATTTCCGCCAGCAATTCACGGACTTGTTCGAATTTTCCCATCCCGGCATCGATATCGAAATCGTTCCGGCCGTCGATTGGTCCCAGCAGCAGTTCGACAACATGGACGAAAACGGAAACTACAAGCAGCCCGACACGCTCGGCAAAGTCAAGGAAATCATGACCGGGTCCCAACCGGTCGACGTCATGATTTTCGATTATTCGCTGCTTAGCTCGCTGGTTAACGAGAATCTTTTGAAACAGCTCGATCCGATGCTTAAGGAAGACAAAATCGACGTGAACGCGTTCGTGCCGACCGTCATCGACGGGATCCGGGAACAGGGCAACAACAACATTTACGCGTTGACCCCGACCTTCATGCCCTTCGCTCTCTACTATAATAAGAAGCTGTTCCAGCAAGCGGGAGTTACCCCTCCGCGCGACGGCATGAGCTGGGACGACGTGTTTACGCTGGCGAAGCAGATGACCAAAGGCACCGGCAAAGACGCCGTGTTCGGATTCTCCTTCAGCCAATGGGGAGGCTCCGGCGAAAACTACTACGACATCCAGAACTTCGCCGCTCCGCTGCAGCTGAAATTGTACGACGACAAAGCGGAGAAAATGACGGTGAACACGCCGCAATGGCAGAACCTTTGGCAGACCGTTTATGACCTGTACAAAGCGCACGTCGTGCCGCACCAGGAAGACATGAACGTCGACATGCCGACGGACGGCAAACCCCAGCAGTATAACCCGTATCAAGGACGCCTGTTCATGAACGGACGGGTGGCCATGACGATCGGCGAATACGGCATGATCAACGACATCCAGCAAATGAACGACAACGCCGACAAGCTCAAAATCCAAAAGCTGGATTGGGACGTCGTATCCGTTCCGTTCCATTCTTCCGTCCCGGGCGTCGGCGCGCCTACGAACCTCAGCTCGCTCGCCGGCATTAACGTGAAGGCCCAAAACCAGGATGACGCTTGGGAATTCGTGAAATTCATGAACGGCGAGGAATGGGCGAAGCTCAAATCCCGCAGCACCTACGAAATGCCGGCACGCACGGACTTCATCAAAGTCCGGGAAGGCATGAACTACAACGTAAAGGCGTTCACGGAAATGAAGCCCGCGCAAATGCCGGGCAGTTCGCCCGCGGAACAGCGTCTGCTCCAGGAAAAACCGAACCTGAACATGATGCAGCAACTGGTCAACCAGGCGTATATGTCCGTGTTCCAAGGACAGCGTTCGGTTAAAGAGGCGCTGGAGTATCTGGACACGAAAGGCAACGATCTGCTGCAAAAAATCAAAACGAATCCGAACGGTCCGATCGACGGCATCTTCGACGACGTGTACGGAGGCGGCGGAGTCGTGAAACCTTTGGATTCCGCCAGCGCCGAAGCGGTGCCCGCGAAGTGA
- a CDS encoding YycC family protein: protein MKRMPISADTAVKLAAFMNVPLEHLMHMPQHIMLQKLAEMAMADAAQSQKKDETVSGEKPPENP, encoded by the coding sequence TTGAAACGAATGCCGATATCCGCGGATACCGCAGTAAAGCTGGCGGCGTTCATGAATGTTCCTCTGGAGCATCTCATGCATATGCCTCAGCACATCATGCTTCAGAAATTGGCCGAAATGGCGATGGCGGACGCGGCTCAATCACAGAAGAAAGACGAAACTGTTTCCGGGGAGAAACCGCCCGAAAATCCTTGA